The Temnothorax longispinosus isolate EJ_2023e chromosome 7, Tlon_JGU_v1, whole genome shotgun sequence genome contains a region encoding:
- the Sec61alpha gene encoding protein transport protein Sec61 subunit alpha — translation MGFKFLEVIKPFCSILPEIAKPQRKIQFREKVLWTAITLFIFLVCCQIPLFGIMSSDSADPFYWIRVILASNRGTLMELGISPIVTSGLIMQLLHGAKIIEVGDTPKDRALFNGAQKLFGMVITVGQAIVYVMTGMYGDPTEIGAGVCLLIIIQLFVAGLIVLLLDELLQKGYGLGSGISLFIATNICETIVWKAFSPATVNTGRGTEFEGAVIALFHLLATRQDKVRGLREAFYRQNLPNLMNLLATILVFAIVIYFQGFRVDLPIKSARYRGQYSSYPIKLFYTSNIPIILQSALVSNLYVISQMLAVKFQGNLIVNLLGVWSDVGGGGPARSYPVGGLCYYLSPPESVGHILQDPVHAMLYILFMLGSCAFFSKTWIEVSGSSAKDVAKQLREQQMVMRGHRDNSMIRELNRYIPTAAAFGGLCIGALSVLADFLGAIGSGTGILLAVTIIYQYFEIFVKEQSEMGGMSTLLF, via the exons ATGGGAT TCAAATTTCTCGAGGTGATAAAGCCGTTCTGCAGTATACTGCCGGAAATAGCGAAGCCGCAACGGAAG ATCCAGTTCAGAGAAAAAGTACTATGGACGgcaattacattatttatcttCTTAGTATGTTGCCAG ATTCCGTTGTTCGGTATCATGTCTTCGGACAGCGCGGATCCATTCTATTGGATTCGTGTGATACTTGCGTCAAACAGAGGAACCCTTATGGAATTGGGTATCTCGCCGATCGTTACTTCGGGTCTTATTATGCAGCTGCTTCACGGTGCGAAGATTATTGAGGTCGGCGATACTCCAAAAGATAGAGCGTTATTCAACGGCGCGCAGAAAt tATTTGGCATGGTTATTACCGTTGGACAAGCCATTGTGTATGTAATGACCGGAATGTACGGTGATCCGACTGAAATTGGAGCTGGTGTCTGTCTCCTGATTATCATTCAGTTATTCGTTGCTGGACTTATCGTATTGCTGTTGGACGAGCTTCTCCAGAAAGGATATGGATTGGGGAGCGGAATATCTCTCTTTATCGCCACCAATATTTGCGAGACCATTGTGTGGAAAGCATTCTCGCCAGCCACAGTCAACACCG GTCGTGGTACGGAATTTGAAGGAGCTGTAATCGCGCTATTCCATTTGCTGGCTACCAGACAGGACAAAGTCCGAGGCCTCCGTGAAGCGTTCTACAGACAAAATCTTCCAAATCTGATGAATCTCCTCGCCACCATTCTAGTGTTCGCTATCGTTATTTACTTCCAG GGCTTCCGTGTGGATCTTCCGATCAAATCCGCCAGATACCGCGGCCAATACAGCAGCTATCCGATCAAACTGTTTTACACGAGCAATATCCCGATTATCCTGCAGTCAGCTTTGGTGTCCAATTTGTACGTCATCTCTCAGATGTTGGCCGTCAAGTTCCAAGGAAATCTTATAGTGAATCTGCTAGGCGTTTGGTCGGATGTCGGGGGCGGAGGACCCGCCAGATCGTATCCGGTTGGCGGATTATGTTATTACTTATCACCTCCAGAATCGGTGGGTCACATCCTTCAAGATCCTGTCCATGCCATGCTCTACATTCTCTTCATGCTCGGCTCATGCGCTTTCTTCTCCAAGACGTGGATCGAAGTCTCCGGGAGCTCGGCAAAGGAT GTTGCTAAACAACTGCGAGAACAGCAGATGGTGATGCGAGGCCACAGAGATAATTCCATGATTCGCGAACTAAATCGATACATTCCGACCGCCGCGGCGTTCGGCGGGCTATGTATCGGGGCTCTCTCCGTACTGGCGGACTTCTTGGGCGCGATCGGTTCCGGTACCGGTATCTTGCTCGCTGTCACAATCATATACCAATACTTCGAGATCTTTGTGAAGGAGCAAAGTGAAATGGGTGGCATGAGCACGTTACTCTTCTAA